The DNA window GTTATGGTAGAATGAGCAGTATATACAATTATCCTTTGTCTAATGATAAATTTCAACATCTTTTAAGTATCCTCATTCATGTGTGGCTATCCCAAAGAGACAGGTTCAAAACATGCTGTgttcacattaattaaaaaaatccctttAAGGACAACATCCTCGATTTtgttaaacaaataaaaaggaaataacaGCACAACAAAAATTACCTGCAAGCATTCAAAATGGCTGAAAATGTGACCACatttggcttgatttccagCTCGTGCATCTTGTGAAAGACTCCCAAAATGCACATCATTTCCTGCCCGCCACTGTTCTTTGCTTGACCTGCCTTTTCAGCAGCAAGCTGCCCAAAAATCTTTATGATCCGGTTGTCCTCCCTGTCAGCCACCAGACTTTTAGTGGCCTTCTCAACAGCACTTGAAGATAGAGAATCAATTTGCAACTCACTGGTCTGGCCAGCATCATCAACCACAGATTCTGTGGTTGCTGGCCGGCCAAATGCATCTATAATGGAATTGTAAGTGACCACATTAGGCCTAATTCCCTCCTTGGTCATCTCATCAAGCAAAGACACAGCAGACTCCACCAACCCATTCTTGCACAAGGCATCTATCAATGCACTATAAAGAACAACATCAGCCTTCAACCCAGCCTTCTTAAACTCCCTAAAAACATCCATTGCTTCCCTATACAAACCACCTTTTGAATACACATCAATCAAAGTTGAGTAAGTTAATAGATTGGGTGATACATGCCTGGCTTTCATCTCTTCAAACACTTTTCTAACCACGTCATACTTGTATTGTTTCCCATACCCACCCAAAAGCGCATTATAAGTCACAACATCTTTCCTAATCCCAGAATTTTCCATCTCCCTGCAAACATCCATAGCTTCCTCAAACCTACCAAGCTTAGCATAAATAGAAAGCAAGGTGTTATAAGAAACTCTATCCAAACTTATACCCAGAAACTTCATTTCGTTAAACAAATTGCGCGCATCATCTAATCTACCAGCCTTAGCATATCCATCAATCATGGTACTATAAGTCACGACATTAGGCAATATATTTTTGGCGGGCATCTCAGACATGATCTCAAAAGCCATGTCAAGTTGCCCACCTTTACAAACAGCATCCAGAAGCGTATTATAAGTAAAAATATCTTGATCAATCCCTCTATTCACCATCTCACAAGACAAGCTCCTCGCCGCTTCCCACAACCCTCCTTTACTACACACAGCAAGAAGCGAGTTGAACGTAATTCGATCTGGCTGCATTCCATTTCTCAACATCTCGTCGAAAATCTCCAATACTCGCTTAAACTCCACACCCCCTTTCCCACACCCATCAATAACAGCATTATAAGTAACCAAATTGGGCTTCAATCCGTAATCTTTCATCgaataaaaaatcttgatagCCTCATTACAATAACCGCTTCTACCATAAGCACTGATTATAGCAGAGAAAGCATAAACAGTATTACCATAGCCTTCAGTAAGAGCAGCCTTAAAAACGGTCTTAGCCATCTCTACTTTACCTAACCTACCAAGAGTACTAATCATGGCACTCGCCAACTTACCTTGTtcattcttcttcctctcccttTTCACTGCAAATTCAAAGCAACAAATGGCTTTTTTACAGTCTCCTCGATTACCAAGCTCCCGAAGCAAGAAAACATAATCATCCGACCCAGAAAGACGAGACTCGAAATTAAGCAGCACATTTTCAAGGGCCCTCTCGTCTTTCCCATACTCAATTACGTTCTGGAGAGCTTCTTGGGCGACTGAGGTGTGGCGAGTGCCCATGGTTGTTCTGGGGCGCCCGAAGTGGAGCTTAGAAACGAAGCGGGTGGAGCGGCGACCTGGGAAATCGGAGACAAGTTCGGATTTGGGGGGTTGAAAGGAAGAGAAGGTGGGGTGGATTTGGGGGTgttgggtggtggtggtggtggtggtggcggcgggTTTTGGTGCATTGCGAGAAGGAGGAAGAGGGGGTTTGGCAAGAGAGACTCTTTGATTAGAAGTCCATCTTTGGTGGGGGTTTTGGTTGTGGGTTTGACGGTGGTTTTTTAACTGGTTGTGTGGATAGGGGTGGTTTTGATAATGCTTAGTCGTTGCTGTGATTGAACAGTGCGGTGGCGTTGACGCCATTCAATTCGGTTAGATATAGATACCGGCTGGGTAGTAGGAAGAGGTATGTATATATTACGTGGTGGTTGGAAAGGGAGACCGGGTGGGTGTGGGAGGTTGAGGCTAGATGGGAGGAGGGGCAGGAGCAGGAGAGGGAGGAGGTGAAGCGGCGGTcatggttgtggttgtggttgtggttgtggagAAGATTTTAGAGGGAGAAAGTGAAGCGTTTTAGGGGTAAAGtttagagatgagagagagagagagagagagtgagagagagattCCAGCTCGTCCACTCCACTGTTATTCAGCTGAGACTTCACAGGTTTTCGGGGTCGCCATTGGAATCTTCAcagggtttttttgttttgtaataagTACGGATTCCGTCGTAATTTTCTTggcgtttttttctttttgacttTTACCCAAATTGGTGAGGATTAGGTGGGATGTTGTCTAAATTGCTGGAGATCTGAACTTAAAGGCTCCACCGCTAAATCTGTGGGACccaggaggaggaggtggtggatTGAACTGAAATAAACGGCGGAGATTGAAttgttggtgtttttttgtCACTCAACAAATAACTGAAGGGCTGACCAACCCAAACAGGAAGCTGTGCTGGACGTCACCTCCTTTCGTAGATTGATTTACGAAAGTAGCCTTGTCATACTTTGGAAGTTACTACTGCTACTATTATTTAGATAAAGGAAACCTTTTGAATTGGATTGGACTCCAATGGATGTCAACTCAACCTGGCAATGGTACCGTGGGGGCTGgggattaaaataataaaataaaaaaaaccaaggggCGTGGGAAAACATTGTTTTGCACACCcgagtaaaaaaaaagggggttaatatttagaaaaatgaaaaacataaaaattacgTGGGGATCAAGTTGAAACTATAGAAAACTTGGGGCAAAGGTGtaataaaagagaaattgaCCATATAAAAACACGTGCATGGCTTCTCAAAGAAGTCATTGCTTAAGAAAGAGGTTgattttgtgttgatttttacttgattttgtaTAATCATGTTTTTAGACGTGGGAAAAGgattaatgacataattaaaaagaaaacttaccCCCTCCATGGATGGATAATTCGGCCAAGATGAGAGGCAAAAGTGTGGAGTTGTTTGATTGAATTATGATGATTTTATAAATAGAGTTGTGTTGTTGGttagaacaaagaaaaagtGGGTGACAGACCCTTTTTAGGAACATGAAAAATTTGACATGGGTAACTTAATAGGGCCATCcggccaaaaagaaaaaaatatatgaaattggTTTGTATGTGTTGGTgtagtattattaaatttgtatgTGATAGCttgagttaataaaaaaaaataattataaaagatgGTGAGATCATATTATCTTAAAGAGTAgacaaaaaaatggaaattcATGGGAGGAGAGGATTCAATCTAATGCAtgtgtttgatttagtttgaaaACACGGTACAAACtgtgttcttttaaattttttaaaaaaattaaaattaaaaaaaaattatgttttcagtgctgatgtcaaaaataatttttataaaataaaaaaaaatattttgatataattttaaacaaaaacattttaaaccgcAACCACTATCATAATCCTAAACAATTTATTAGTCTCATTGTGTTGAAATACGATGGCATCAATTTCTAACTGTTTGATAATAATTTGTTGCAAAATCAAGTttataatgatttgtttttgtttggttcgattcaatttaatttaatttttgaaatttaaaataaaaaataaactgaattaatttaaaaaattataaccaatattatctaaaaaaaaccaaataaccTTTCTACTTAGTTAAAGTTTTATGAATATTTCAAATAATGTGATTAATTTACTCACCTCTTCAAGCTTTAAAGCACCCCCTCCCCATTTTCAATAGCGTGGAGGATGGCTCTCAGCGATGTCAGTTTCTTTCACGATAAGCGACAAGCCTGTCGTATTCAGCTTATTTACCAAGAAACGACAACAGGCAGGcttttgactttaaaaatcttaaaagacGTCAGAAATGGCACCTTCTTGTAAAATgttgactaaaaaattaaaaattaaaagaagaaaaaaacaagaaatattataatataactCAGCCAAATTGCCTACTCTATTTCACCCTATTAAAGAAAGCATGCGTGTTTTTGTAttctaagaatatttttaaccaGAAAAGAATATAACTCAGCCAAATTGCCTACTCGTCTCATTCTATGTAGAAGTAGTAACTTAACCAGAAAAGAATTTTCCAACCCAAGTCCCACGAGTGATCATGTGACCCCCAAAAACAGCTGCTAGTGTATGGCTAGGTATGCCAAAAGAACCATACAGTTTCTTTTTGGTTCAAGACATCACAACCATTTTCATGGCTGTAAAGAACTCATACACAACAGTATGTGAATCATTGGTCTTCACACTTCACTACATGCATGTAACATGACTTACTGCAAcgttatattaaaacaaaaaaaaacaaaattggtgGCATTCTACTGGAATTATTGTTCTATTTGCTGAAAGCTAATTCAAAATAcaacaacataaacaaaaatggaaagaacagaaagaagaggaaaaataaCTAAAGTGTGTGTTACTAGATCTGCTTTTTTCGCTTCTACAAATCAGAGAACTTGCATTCTAGGGAttctgaaagaaagaaaaaaagaaagaaactccaGTCTGTGTAAGTGCTAGTGTTCTCACACAAGTTAACTCTGTGTTCTGCGTTACTAAACGGAGAATTGAGAATGGCTCATATTCAACTCTACCATCGTGCTTTCCATAGGCACAAAAGGGATCTTCAGTATGCCTTTTTTCTCACAGCTGGCTTTCGGGGTTCCCTCTTAGCAATTGTCATAAATCCTGGTGTCGGTATTCCCACAGTGGCTTGATACAGATCCTTCAATCTTTAAGAACATTCAGAAAACAATTGTCAGGTGTCAGCCAAATGCATTAGAATATTTCATGTCTTGAAGCATTTAAAAGTGTTCTGTTTGGGTAACTATATTATGGTTACCTTGGCATGCTAATGAAAAGGGCAATTACAGAAACACCAACTATGAGAGGGAACACTGGTGCTGGAGTTAATTCCTGCAGCCATGGAAGAGGAAAAGGACACATTAGAAAGATAGAGAGGGAGACTTATGTCATCATTTAATGATATCGAATCTAATTTACCCATCAGACTATTTTCTAGGGAACATTCACAAGTAGATTTTGGAAGGGATAGCCACCAAtagaggtgttttttttattccaatgatTATTGAGTCGACTAATGACCTAACAGAAAAATTGTTCAATAGACTCGGTATGTGTAGACCAAATCAACTGAATTTTTTGGGAGCCACTGCACTACAGCTCTATTGTCCCAATTAATCAAACTGATTTTGTCTGTACAATctccccccaaaaaaaataataatttgagagTTATCTCTAGATCACTACTATTTAGAACTGTTGTAAGATTAGTTCTAGAGAACTCTCTTTGAATGAATGTAAAACAAACCTGTTTCTGGTGATCCTCCTCAAAACTATATCGCAGTGGGCCCACATGGATCTGGGCTGTCCTCTCAAGGTCAACCTCAATAATCTCCGACTCAAATTTATGGGTTCTTGACTGCAGACTTGTTCGAAGCTGCAGGAGGTGTTTAGTCTTGGGTAAATTCTTCACTTGAAAGAAGTTGGACACTGGGAGCTCAAAGACAGTCTCAGTCTTGGATGAATCACTTGCCGACTTGATCTCAACCAATAGCTGTGACTGTGGTTCTTTCATTCTCTGTCCTTCCACGTGGCAACTTAAAATGGTCACTTCTGGCTGTTCAAAGACCACAAAATCCAAATCCCTTATATCCCCTGATCCAACCTACAAAATCAATGGATACACATCAGACTTCACATATTTGCAGCAAAAAGAGATTATACATGGGTGTTAAACATGGAGCCCAATAAGATGAAGCTAAAATCCCAATAAGGGTAGGTTTTAATCTAAGAATAAACCTAagctttttttccttgtttcaccggaacaaaaaggaaaagaaaaaaaagaacaccaaaaagCATAACCTGAATAGTAACAGATTCAGGTGATGCACGCTCAATTCTATTGGTACCCAAGCCATCCTTTTTTACTACTTTAATTACATAGGTTGCCTCAGGTACAAGCCCTCTCAGCCTATAACTTCCAGACGAATCAGTTACTGTCTCCTCATAGTAACCTTTTGACACAGACCGAGCTTCAACTGAGACACCTTCTTTTGGCTGGCCAGACAATAGTGTGACAGTACCTGTAGCACTGTGAAAAGCAGAACCCATATTAGTCTTTAAGTAAAGTAAGATATCCAAATATAAACATTGGAAAGGTTATCTTAATTTCAGTAAGATTGGGATCAAATGAAAATGTAGCAATGTTAAAGAATTCATGCGGCATATTTGCAAATAAAGGAGAATGTGTAGCAGAGCAGTACATGATGCTAGGAAATTATAAACTAGTATCATAATAATATTCAATTTGAACTTTGGAAAAATTGGAGgattcaaaattcttttttaatgagatttaaGACTTGGGAATGTGATTTTGTACTGGAGAAATGGAATAAAAATGTTATACATTTGATTATGGCATTATCTACTTGATTTGCTGAAATAACAGAAATCTCTAGCAGGAAATGAAGACTGTATAAGACCTGTAAGCAACACGGGTGGCATGGAAAGTGACTTCTCTAGACTCCCCAGAACCAAGTTCTATTACTTGAGCTGATGGCGAGAAAGCATACTCCtgcaaaaacatcaaatcattGGATGAGATGATAAGCAAATAATCTGTGAGGGTTTAGGTATTCTGTAATTCCCTCTTGGCAGAGGTTCAAAGCCAAAGGTGACTAACATGACATGATCATATTTTAAAcagtgatttgaaaaaaataaagcacgTGCAATGATGTTGATCAAAAGCTGGAGAGCTCAAAACTTAATGATATGCATTAATGCTTCGTACAGTAAATGAGAGCTTCAGAACCTTCAGCTGGATAAGCAAAGTTTGCACTCGTTGAAAGAACTTTTAGCCtcacttcaaaataaaattcaaaccaattaaaCATCTGTGTCAAGGCATGTTGATTGGTGACTTGAGAAggagagttttcttttcttttctttttttggtgagGGGGGGAATGCTCATCAGAAGAAACATAGTTAACAAACTTGAGCTGGTTTTAGAACTGGTAAAGGAGTGTTGCAATGTATATGGCTAGCTTAAATCAACAATTACATCATATGAGCATGAAACCTAAAGCAAGGAAGAGGATTAATGAAATCAATCTCAACTAGATAAGATTGCAGCCTAGTTGAGTTAAGTTACGGATAATATAAGAGGTCTCGGTAATTTACCTTCAGTAGAGGACGCAAATAGAAAGTGCCAGGAAATAAGTTATCAAAGTGGAAAGTTCCACCAGCCCCAGATATTGAGTTGTTCCTATAACCATCATCACCGCTCAATGACAATAGCACAGAAGGAATGGGTTCATTAGAATCATCTTTGGAGTATATGTGTACAGAAATTTGACCTAGCTTCTGGCAAGAAAAGGAATGAGGCCCTACACGTTTAAGATGATAGCCAGGCTGCAAGAATAGAAAGAAATATCACATaacataaaatatgaaatataagttgagatataaaagcaaaaaaaaaatccccgtCTAACAGGAAAGAAACATAGAAACCTTGTGCTTAAATTTACTTGCTGCGTTATGTAAGAGAACAATACCTTTGAAGCCTCAACTCTGTAAGTTATATCATCGTATAGAGGGCCCCCAAGAAAAGAACCATCCACTCCTGTAGCAGTTTGAAATGCTATTTCATCTTTCTTGAGTGGAGTAATTTTGCTGTCTTCGGAAGCAATAATCTTTATGTGAACACCAGAAAGAGGGGGAGAAACTGATCCTTCTATGTACAGCCCCATTCGGCCAGATGATGGGGGGATTGGAGATTGGCAACCATCATTTGCCACCAAAACctacacaacaaagaaaaatatttaaagcattaAACTTAATCGTGCATCTTAGGAAGAATTCAGAAGGCGAAACACATTATTGATAATTACATTTTGTTCTCTGGGGTAAAACAAGATCTTCTTCTCTCCATTGTTCCTGAAAGACATCAAAGCTCAAGTTAACTACTTTGATAGGATGGTTATGCCAAGGTGTAAAATTTATGACGTTGAAACAGAATTTCTAGACATTTGAACACGAAACcagaaaaatgaaattgcaCACCATGAACgaagaaaaatgaaggaaactATGTATCATTCTAAGAAtagaccaaaaagaaaaaacacaacaaatgaGCTGCAGCCCCTTCAATTTAACATGAACAAAACTCAATAAGATCATTGAGAAAGGGAGCTTATGCATATAGACACagaaggaatgaaaaaaagaaattgcaacTCTTCTGTCTTTAACTAGCATGGTGCATTGTTCACAAACTTTTCTCTCAACTATGTATAAATATCTACGAGTAAAAAAGGAAATGCAATTCACATTAATGTATAGATTTTAGTAACCAATTCACACAGAACAAATCTGATTTCCAGAATACAAAAGTAAAATATTGTGAAAGACCAGTTGCAAAATCTGATAATACATGCTAGCTTGTACCAAACACTTGCCAGCATTGAGAATATCATGATATTACAAcggaaaaaaggaaaacaattacaaataatttGTATACCTAGGGTCCCGAGGAACAAAGGTAAGTTTCTCTCCAAGATTAGCCCACACAGAGTACTCAAACAAGGCAGATCCAGTTTGATCATCTTCATGTGATACAAGGATGGCAGCGGTACCATCAAAAAGATTGCCCTCACTATTAAGGATGTCTACAATGATATTATTAGGTAATTCATATCCACCATCAGCTGAGCCTAACTCGACACTGATTTGTCCTTTAAGAAGATACTTCTCTCCTTTCAGATAGATAGGCTACagacaaaaaacataaaagtgaaataacttaaagagatttttttaagtggaaaattcaagaaagaaaaggtaaaggAGAAACAAAAGCTGGCACTGTTTGATAGCTTACCAGCAGGTTTGATGTATCAATTTTTATTGGCGAGCTCCCAAAGAAAATACAGGAGTTAACAAAGTGCAGCTCATGTACTCCAGGAGATTCCATGCATAAATTCTGTGAACCTTTCTGCAGTTCACATTATAATTGAATATCAATATAGCAGAAGTTGTGTGTGGCATCTGATGCAATCAAACAAATTTCAAGCACGCATTTTAAGGGGAAAACTACcttgattttcaaatcaatGGGCGAACCATCTGGCTTAATCATGGAAGCATCCACATCATGGGTTGAGATAACATTTATCCAGTAACCTTTTTGAACAAAAGCAATTCCTGCAACATCCTCAGCACCAACATCCACATTGATGAATCTCTGTTCCCAGCACCAATTATCTTCATTGGGCACAGCTTTTGAGGAACCATGTTTAACCTAAGAAATCACATtcattaaaaacacaaaaagcaCTTACAATCAGCTGGCtttg is part of the Populus trichocarpa isolate Nisqually-1 chromosome 2, P.trichocarpa_v4.1, whole genome shotgun sequence genome and encodes:
- the LOC7481408 gene encoding pentatricopeptide repeat-containing protein GUN1, chloroplastic yields the protein MASTPPHCSITATTKHYQNHPYPHNQLKNHRQTHNQNPHQRWTSNQRVSLAKPPLPPSRNAPKPAATTTTTTTQHPQIHPTFSSFQPPKSELVSDFPGRRSTRFVSKLHFGRPRTTMGTRHTSVAQEALQNVIEYGKDERALENVLLNFESRLSGSDDYVFLLRELGNRGDCKKAICCFEFAVKRERKKNEQGKLASAMISTLGRLGKVEMAKTVFKAALTEGYGNTVYAFSAIISAYGRSGYCNEAIKIFYSMKDYGLKPNLVTYNAVIDGCGKGGVEFKRVLEIFDEMLRNGMQPDRITFNSLLAVCSKGGLWEAARSLSCEMVNRGIDQDIFTYNTLLDAVCKGGQLDMAFEIMSEMPAKNILPNVVTYSTMIDGYAKAGRLDDARNLFNEMKFLGISLDRVSYNTLLSIYAKLGRFEEAMDVCREMENSGIRKDVVTYNALLGGYGKQYKYDVVRKVFEEMKARHVSPNLLTYSTLIDVYSKGGLYREAMDVFREFKKAGLKADVVLYSALIDALCKNGLVESAVSLLDEMTKEGIRPNVVTYNSIIDAFGRPATTESVVDDAGQTSELQIDSLSSSAVEKATKSLVADREDNRIIKIFGQLAAEKAGQAKNSGGQEMMCILGVFHKMHELEIKPNVVTFSAILNACSRCNSFEEASMLLEELRLFDNQVYGVAHGLLMGYRENVWEQAQSLFDEVKLMDSSTASAFYNALTDMLWHFGQKRGAQLVVLEGKRRQVWENVWSESCLDLHLMSSGAARAMVHAWLLNVRAIVFEGHEVPKLLSILTGWGKHSKVVGDSTLRRAVEALLMGMGAPFRSAKCNLGRLISTGSVVASWLRESGTLKVLVLHDDRTHQENLRFGQISNLQMLQL
- the LOC7481407 gene encoding uncharacterized protein LOC7481407; translation: MKMIGDLFLCLSIALIFSISAVSADLINGCGGFVEASSSLVKSRNPSATKLDYSDITVELRTVDGLVKERTQCAPNGYYFIPVYDKGSFVIKINGPEGWSWDPEKFPVVVDDMGCNRNEDINFRFTGFTISGRVVGAVGGQSCSAKNGGPSNVNVELLSPNDDLIYSIVTSPDGSYLFKNVIPGKYKVRASHPDLKVEVRGSTEVELGFENGIVDDIFFVPGYDLHGFVVAQGNPILGVHIYLYSDDVEKVDCPQGSGEDVGQRKPLCHAVTNADGMFRFKSLPCGHYELVPSYKGENTVFDVSPPLMLVSVEHQHVTVPRQFQVTGFSVGGRIVDGNGMGVEGVKIIVDGHERSATDKEGYYKLDQVTSNRYTIEAKKEHYKFNKLKEYMVLPNMASIPDIAAISYDVCGVVSMIGSGYTAKVALTHGPENVKPQVKQTDGNGNFCFEVSPGEYRLSALAVTPDSAPGLLFSPSYADVMVKSPLLDVQFTQVLVNVHGSVTCKEKCGPSVSIALVRLAGKHTEERKSVSLTNDSDEFLFQNVAPGKYRLEVKHGSSKAVPNEDNWCWEQRFINVDVGAEDVAGIAFVQKGYWINVISTHDVDASMIKPDGSPIDLKIKKGSQNLCMESPGVHELHFVNSCIFFGSSPIKIDTSNLLPIYLKGEKYLLKGQISVELGSADGGYELPNNIIVDILNSEGNLFDGTAAILVSHEDDQTGSALFEYSVWANLGEKLTFVPRDPRNNGEKKILFYPREQNVLVANDGCQSPIPPSSGRMGLYIEGSVSPPLSGVHIKIIASEDSKITPLKKDEIAFQTATGVDGSFLGGPLYDDITYRVEASKPGYHLKRVGPHSFSCQKLGQISVHIYSKDDSNEPIPSVLLSLSGDDGYRNNSISGAGGTFHFDNLFPGTFYLRPLLKEYAFSPSAQVIELGSGESREVTFHATRVAYSATGTVTLLSGQPKEGVSVEARSVSKGYYEETVTDSSGSYRLRGLVPEATYVIKVVKKDGLGTNRIERASPESVTIQVGSGDIRDLDFVVFEQPEVTILSCHVEGQRMKEPQSQLLVEIKSASDSSKTETVFELPVSNFFQVKNLPKTKHLLQLRTSLQSRTHKFESEIIEVDLERTAQIHVGPLRYSFEEDHQKQELTPAPVFPLIVGVSVIALFISMPRLKDLYQATVGIPTPGFMTIAKREPRKPAVRKKAY